TTGAAGCTCGACAAATTGTTTCTCACGGTCACGTCAAAGTGAACGGCGAGCGAGTGAATATCCCTTCTTATCTGATAGAGGAAGGAGATGTTATCGAGCTGTCCGATAGCGGAAAAGCGAACGGTAAGATTAAAGAAATTCTGGAAGAGAAAGAAAGTGTTCCCACTCCGGGATGGCTGGAATTTGATAGAAACTCCTTGCAGGGAAGAATCCTTCGTAATCCTCGACGGGAAGATATCGATTACCCAGTCCAGGAGCAGTTGATTGTTGAATTTTACTCCAAGTAAATACATTTGAGGTGTTTGGTAATGCAAGAGGATCTTAGGGATGTGACCAGAATTGATGTTCTGGAGTTCAGGGAGGACCCGATTACCGGGGAACAGTATGGGCGGTTTTCCATTGAGCCCCTGGAGTCGGGATGGGGCATTACGGTAGGAAATGCTCTGCGGAGAGTGCTTCTTTCCTCCATTGAGGGTGCTGCGGTTACCGCAGTTAAAATTGATGGAGTGATTCACGAGTTTTCCCCTCTACCCGGGGTGCGTGAGGATGTGACTGACATTATCCTTAATCTGAAGGGTTTAGTACTGCGGTCTTACTCTGAAGAAGAAAAGGTGCTCCGTCTTGAGGTTAATGGATTACCTGGGTCCTTGAGGAAGGTTACCGCTCGTGATATCGTTCCGGTAAGCGATGTTGAAATTGTTAATTTGGACCATTATATTGCTGAAATTGACGAAGATGCTCGTCTCTCCATGCAACTGTTTGTTTCCCGGGGGAAGGGATATCAGGAAGCAACCGAAAAAGTAGCCTATGAACACAATGTCATCCCAGTTGATGCCATCTTTACTCCGGTGCGAAAGGTCAACTTCCAGATTGTGGATACTCGGGTTGGGCAATTTACCAATTATGACAAAGTGATTTTGGA
Above is a window of Atribacterota bacterium DNA encoding:
- a CDS encoding DNA-directed RNA polymerase subunit alpha; the encoded protein is MQEDLRDVTRIDVLEFREDPITGEQYGRFSIEPLESGWGITVGNALRRVLLSSIEGAAVTAVKIDGVIHEFSPLPGVREDVTDIILNLKGLVLRSYSEEEKVLRLEVNGLPGSLRKVTARDIVPVSDVEIVNLDHYIAEIDEDARLSMQLFVSRGKGYQEATEKVAYEHNVIPVDAIFTPVRKVNFQIVDTRVGQFTNYDKVILEIWTNGAVSPQQSFKTALDLLVEEFSLLSRLLRSRTEEGVLEKEILKEMVSGEEKEISVEDLELSVRALNCLKRARIHTVKELVEIIRTRPEDLKKIKNLGQKTYEEIIEKVNRFGYKLEEKKNEVVTDETPSENGEDREDDLS
- a CDS encoding S4 domain-containing protein, coding for EARQIVSHGHVKVNGERVNIPSYLIEEGDVIELSDSGKANGKIKEILEEKESVPTPGWLEFDRNSLQGRILRNPRREDIDYPVQEQLIVEFYSK